GAGTGTCAGCTTTTCATCTATTTATTCTGTCCAATGGAGCGGGCGCCTGAACCCCACTCCCCTCGTCAGCTCCATTCCTCCTTCCTCTGTCTTCTGGTTTCCTCTCATGAGGAGTAAACTGGGCTTCCAGCCTCGGTTTGGGTCTGACTTTACCCGTGTCTTGGTGAATTATTCATGCTGGCAGAATATAATGTGAAATTAGATAGAAGGGTTTTTACAAGTCTGTCAtctgctgaaacacaaactgaaggaAGGCTGGACAACAAACCAGATCAGCACTtcacaggaagaggaaaaagtcAGCAGGAAGGAAACCTCCCAGAGAAATGCGGATGGGAAACTTTTCAGTGTCAGCAAATGTATTCATGCTGCTATGATGCAGTCAAAGAAAGTCAGAGGGAAACAAAACTAGTCTGAAGTTGTTACATCGAGCTGGTAAGAGGTAAACCTATGAAGGTGAGACTTCTtatcagcaggaaaaaagaaaagtaaaactacaaAATGTGGATAAGAAAGATATCAGCAGCTGTGAAGTGAACCTTTAACCACACCTTATCACCATGAGTGTGAGCTTACAAAGGCCGCTATCCAGTTTTATTACAGTGAAGACGGGAAGGATGAGTGCGGACTCTGACATTTGTTAAATTACTGGAGCAGATTTGCTGAAAGTGAGAGTGAACTGATTTCTGACAACACCACCTTACACCAGCCCAttgaaaacaggaaatcaacCCGAAGGCTGCTCACTTTTTAAACCCCATGACTCCAAACCAGGCTGTAAGACTGGCTTTAAAACATCCAAACGAGGCTCCTCTTCCTGACTGCGTGCTCCCGTCTGACCTGTGAGTCAGGATGGAAGTGCTGACTGAGCACGTGTGGTGAAAGGAACTGAGACTTATCAACAAAAAGCCATAAACTCAGCTTTTCGccgctgcagcagctctgttgTCCTCAAGCAATCAGGGTTCAAAGAGGTACGAACTGTCTGCAACAAGATATTAGGATATCTAACTTTTTATGATAGTAGTAGAGGAGGCTTAAATGAAGTTATCCCACCGTCACGCCACATAAGGTCTGTACAGAGTTGTGTTCATGCAGAAACGGctcaagttttgtttcttttatggtTTAAACACCTTCCAGATAAATGAATGAATCTAAACATTGACCTTACACCATCTTTATGCAACGTTTAACCACAGAGGAGCTTTAATGATCATTAATAACCATCATCCTGCAGGAAAAGTCAGAAACCAAACTGTGTTTGAGCAGTCTGTATCAGCCTGACTGAAGCAAAAAggtctaatttaaaaactatttacttATATGTTTTTATGCATCATATTAAACTGCCATGAGACTTATATCTTTAACTATAACCCATAGCTACGGTTAAAAAGACATGTTCTTTTAGGTTTATGACATATAATGTATAATAATTTAATCCATCACATATGCTAATCAAGCAAATATTACCTCATCATTTTAGTTTCACCTATATGGTTAGCAGCTACCATTATTACCACTAATTAAAATGAACTAcaatgttacaaaaaaacaaataaaaataaatggaaaaagctGGAAACCgtataataaaataacaaatttcttgatggaatgcatacCACCCGCCTTCCTTTATGCAAgcgttttagacaaagatcatctgaTGCTCATAAGTTACAGAACTGCTggagttggggatgactctcagatactaccacttcagattttggctcaatatctgcaaaactgagtgagtttgagccattttttgtgtttcctacgatcagctggctgtggtagccactttataaaacctgatgtgtgaacagaaaacaacattttcagttCACTGTGTTTTCCTCTAATAATGTTGGAATAATGCAACTTGACTCTCGGTTTAAGGATCACATATTTGCTTGACTTTTTTGCATGAGGATATGACTGTGAGCCATCACCCTTACCTGGAGAGGAGTTGGTGTAGATTTGTAATTGCCTCACCTTGTTCAGGTGGGGGTTCCTGGTGATGTCGTAGCCCCTCTTCTTGGTGTACACGCTGCCCTTTCGGTTCGTCCCGGAGTGGCAGACCCGCAACGCCGGGAGGGCGGCCCGGTCAGCCTGCGGTCCGCCCGCAGGGTGGCACGCAGGGGCGGCTAGCGCCCTCATCCCGCCCGCCGTCGCGCGTCGGCACAGAGACAAAGCGGCTCTTCCTGGGAGGGAGTTCATGCTGCCTGCACGGAAACACCCAGAGTGGAAAAAATGAAGAACCACAACTTAAAAAAGCCGCGCTCCAGTTCAGGGAAAAAGGACCCCGAGATGCCGAACATACCGGGTGTGTAAACAACCGTTAGCTTCGAGCCGAGTCACTTCTCCTGTTACAAACAGGCGGTACGCCACACAAATGTAGTGATAGTTTGTAAACTAATCAACTATTCGTGCTAAACAACCGGCCGAAATGTTAATTGTCTTCGTGTGTGAACGCTACTGTGTGGAGCAGCTTCGTGTCTACTAGCTACCATTAGCTAATACTGTTTTTATAACAAACACGGTTTTCTCTACGGAACAACCGGCTACAGCTAGCAGACACGAAGCTAACAATGAGTTAACCTCCATTAGCCTCACCTGTAGAGTGCGAGAAGCTGCTGTACACCTGACTTCTGTTTTCATAGGAAGCACCTATGCCTCTGCCCGCCGCCGGTGGTTGTTTTACAGCAGGGGAGGCTCCACAGCTGATCCGGGATCCTTTGACATTGGCGGCGCCACTTCCCTCCGGAGGGGTCAGCCCGCCTCTCGGAGCGCCGCAGccaccaatcagagagcagctgtgCGACGAAGCCCCGCCCCTTTCCGCTGCTCACACAGGCTCCAACTTCCGCATTCTGCCATCAAGCGTCTCCCTGTCATACTTTCATATAatgatagtttcttttttttttaggactttATAAGTTATGCATGCACTTGCTCTTTGTAATTGCAACTACACTGACTGGAACTACAATACTGAAGTTCACAGACATTCTTCCTGcccaaaaacaaagacatttttgtaattatttatctaaaaaagaaactcaacTTTTAGAATATCTTGTTGGTTTACATTCTCAGGCTGTGGTAAAGATGGAAAACTGAAGCCTTGCTCTCACCGTCCAGTCCTTTAGTTGGGActtgtgtgtaaatccatgcaTTTCATGTATTTGTGCATtcaaaaagtatgtttttgcTTCCCGCTTTTTGTAAATTTTCCTGGTATTTTCATGAAATCCACAGATGACATTTTAGGGCCTAAGGACAAATCTTAACTGCCACACAAACCAACAGAAGACATCACTCCTTCATTGtatctaaaatgtttaattaaaaatccacatataacaaaaatatacagttaGGTGTATTCATGAGCAAAAATTAACGAAAATTACATTCATTCAGTATTCTTGTGCTGCCAATTCAGTGTGAACAATAAGGACTTCCAAAATGTCTGATAATCTGCCTTCTTACAGATATTTCTGTAATTGTAATTGTACTTTTTATTCCTGTTGATGCTGCTTCATATCAGTACTATGAACATAAGCATTTTAAATACTACgtaaaattatgcaaaaaagtaaaaataaaacaaatacagtcatTATCCGTCTCAAAagtttcacaaacacaaaatatgaaataaaatctcagtaaatctacttcagcaaaaggaaaaacttaaaacatgttAGAATCCTATTCATGAActagttaattaaaaacaggcagacatttttgttgtaataaacaatgattacagaaaataattctGCTCATACAGTACATGCAGTTTCAGATTGTTAAACAGTTCTTTGAAGCTGAGAGAACAAGTTAAGTTACAAACTTCTACGTCTTCATTTTTCACCATTGTAGAAacaatcagaaagaaaaaaaacaaaaagaaatgtttcagatgACTACGCTGGTACTGCTATGGGAGCCTCTATCCTAAgaagaaaagtgacaaaaagtgGGATTAGAGTCTAAAAAGAAGGTGTCGTAATTAACACACACAATCAGACGgaattaaagaaacacaaacgcacaagaagatgaaaaaatatGGAAACAAATTAGAAGGTAAAGGTTCAAGCATGGTTCAGTGCTGCATCACTGCCATGTGGAGCGTCGTAAACACCTGCTGTAACCTCCTGCTGCCACATGGGGGCAGCATGATACGTGAGGAACAACTGGAGATGGAGGTCatgtttcatttacatttcCCCCTGCAGCTTCAAAAACGgactaaatgtttttagatGACCAGTCATCCTTTAAGAGGAGTCGTTCTGAACGTAAAAGCAGTTTGTACCAGTCAGTTAAAATATACCGCCGCTATAATTCAAATGCTGCacattttcagacagaaaaactaGAGCAGGACGaactttctgtctgtctccgCAGCACATTCACATGAGCTGGCACATGCTGTTCAAtcattattattcattattattatgcaaatataaaaaaggtaaatacaCTCCTTAGCCTATTTAGCTTCAGGCTAAATTTTTAGGCAACTTATCTTTCATCTATTCAAACATCCCTCTGACTTCACCCGCTAATCAGACAGGTTAGGCCTTTTGTTTTGAGACAGGAATCATGGAGCATAACGTAAGCTGTGTTAACAACATATTAACATTAGTTGcttacaaacacatttattatttacgGTGTCGCTCTCTAAACTCTGttgtgatcatttttttttgcaacttggGCCAAATTTTGAACCAAAGTGTTTGCTACGATAGAAGTCACCATGTTGAACTCCATTAAACCCTGTCTGTGGTGCTGCTAAAAGTCCTGTGGAGGTATATTTAGCCACAGATAAATACCTATTTGGACTCGAGCTTAAAACACCTTTCTGAAGCAggtgtatttctttatttttgtgtatgttAAGCACATCATCTGGCACATTTACTTGACTTACCCATGCACCACGTCTGTCTGTTTGTAGTTTTTCCATCTTTTACTAACTGCactacttcattttttttcttttgtatttaaattttattaccATTGCCTTTAGTTATCTGGCTGCTTCGACAATCAAATTTTCCCCTAAGAATGATTAAAGCCATCTACCCgtctattcatccatccatttcagAAAACTGACCCTAAAGCTGCCAATACTGGAGTAAAGTCCTCTGTAATGATCTTTGAACCACTTCCCTTAtccttaaagtgtttttaatccTTAAACAGTGATGCTTTTATGTTGTTTgagatttagaagaaaaaataatgtatttaaaacatttaggtttgCAGGATCTACAGATTGTGTTGTGATATCTCCCTGCTTCAAAGACGAGAACTGAGTTAATCATATTTAGGGCCGCAGCACTTAAAGGGTAAACATGCAGGAAAAAGGGAAAGACCGAAGAGAACACAGGTGTAGCAGGCTGCTCGTTCAGGATCTTACGGAAAAGCGGTCGTAGTTCCTGCGTCCGTTATCACGCCCAGGGTCGATAGAAAAGTAGCTGGGGGGTTTCTCCGGCCAATCCTTCCCCCTTCCTCCAtttctcctcctgctgtcctCCTCATCGGAGCTCCAGGAGCCTTTCCGGTGCGGAGGAGGGGAGTAGCTCCTCTCCCTCCTGCGTGATCGAGTACGCACCTCTTCAATCAGGTCATCGCGGCTTCGGGTGCGCGGTCTGGACCCACCTTCTCTCCTCCCACCCGAGCTCCCCCTCTCGTTCCTTGAACCCCTCGGACCCCTGTGTGGTCCTCCCCCTCGCCTGTTGTCCCAGTCAGAGTCGTCGCTGTAATCCCGGAGGATGCCCTGTCTGGGAGGGGACACGTCTCTGTCTCTGTACCCCCGGCCATCTCGGTGGAGGCCTCCTCCGGAGCGGCTGGTGCTCCCGCTGGACTGACTGGACATCCTGGGGTAGCCTCTGGCGCCGTCTCCGCCGGAGGCGCCCCTGCGCGAGGAAAAGCTGGGCACTCGCTGGATAATAGGAGGCAGGGTGATCACTCTTCTCTCCACGCCTTTCACCCCCATCTCATCCAGCGCCGACAGCATGCTCGGAGGCCCGGGGGTGTAGGGGACCGCCGGAGGAGAGGGCTGGGGCTGCAGATGAGGCTGTACTGGGGGCACACTCCGAACAGTCTGTGGAGCCATCTGGGGTACCCCGACGTCCAGCCCCCTCACCTGGTTCTCCAGATAATCCAACACCTGGTTGGTGCCTGGGCCGCTGCCACGCAGGCTGCTGTTATTGGTGTAATTTTGTGAAGGagggggctgctgctgctgcagggccATGGGGGTCAGCTGGATGGGAGTCATGGCATAGTTTGGTTTGACTGGATAATCTGTCAATGAACCTGGAAGCAACACCACAAAACACACGAGTCACACAACGAATTAACCTGCAACACCTACAtggtgtaagaaaaaaaaatctgtttcattaaaaacaggaactacaacattttcatgtttcacGGCTGGAAAAAGTTccttaacattttattaaatcaatcactgaaaaaaaaaacaaaaatcaaaacacacaccCTC
This genomic stretch from Kryptolebias marmoratus isolate JLee-2015 linkage group LG6, ASM164957v2, whole genome shotgun sequence harbors:
- the ildr1b gene encoding immunoglobulin-like domain-containing receptor 1b, with amino-acid sequence MGNLILVAFLLLHLSTELRSIQVVVPETERRTMLFASVIIRCDYSTSANAQDVLVTWKYKSFCKDPVLEYYSTAYQAALQLGQDPTNDCPDRQRTVRTVIQKRGINEPMLGSEYRNRKITIQNKADLVINEVMWWDNGMYFCSIDAAGDTTGDSDREIRLIVFHWLTVLLIIIGFLLLLMLFCICCCQCCPQKCCCYVRCPCCPQTCCCPEKVVMQHRMLKEAQKVMAPWMNGQPVYANLSSNASSQGVPLLYSGSLTDYPVKPNYAMTPIQLTPMALQQQQPPPSQNYTNNSSLRGSGPGTNQVLDYLENQVRGLDVGVPQMAPQTVRSVPPVQPHLQPQPSPPAVPYTPGPPSMLSALDEMGVKGVERRVITLPPIIQRVPSFSSRRGASGGDGARGYPRMSSQSSGSTSRSGGGLHRDGRGYRDRDVSPPRQGILRDYSDDSDWDNRRGGGPHRGPRGSRNERGSSGGRREGGSRPRTRSRDDLIEEVRTRSRRRERSYSPPPHRKGSWSSDEEDSRRRNGGRGKDWPEKPPSYFSIDPGRDNGRRNYDRFSDRGSHSSTSVVI